A single region of the Brachypodium distachyon strain Bd21 chromosome 3, Brachypodium_distachyon_v3.0, whole genome shotgun sequence genome encodes:
- the LOC100835646 gene encoding probable amino acid permease 7 produces the protein MGGDDLQTELLLERLPVPESSYSSSGEHLVKRTGTVWTAMAHIITAVIGSGVLSLAWSVAQLGWVGGPTAMVFFAGVIVIQSSMLTDCYISHDSERGSGVRNRSYMNAVKFYLGEKSQIFCGLFLCFSLFGSGVVYTLTSATSMRAIYKADCYHKEGQDTPCSAAARGDSYYMLLFGLAQGVLSQIPDFHNMAWLSVFSAVMSFSYSFIGFGLGAAEVIENGVIKGGIGGVPLVFRMQKVWRVAQALGDIAFAYPFTLVLLEIEDTLRSPPPQSKTMKTASRASMAITTFLYLGCGCFGYAAFGDDTPGNLLTGFGFYEPYWLVDLANLCVVLHLLGGYQMYTQPVFALVEQRFGAEACDVDVELPLLGRCRVNLFRLCFRTVYVAATTALAVLFPYFNQVIGLRGAFTFWTLSIYFPVEMYLVQAKVASWTRRWLAIELFSLTCLLICTFAFIGSAVGVFGSERS, from the exons ATGGGAGGTGACGACCTTCAGACAGAGCTGCTACTCGAGAGGCTCCCGGTCCCGGAGTCTTCTTACAGTTCATCCGGGGAGCATCTGGTCAAGAGAACTG GCACGGTATGGACAGCGATGGCACACATCATCACGGCGGTGATAGGCTCCGGCGTGCTGTCTCTGGCATGGAGCGTGGCGCAGCTTGGTTGGGTTGGGGGGCCGACAGCCATGGTGTTCTTTGCCGGGGTGATAGTCATCCAGTCCTCGATGCTCACCGACTGCTACATTTCTCATGACTCGGAGCGTGGCAGCGGCGTCAGGAACAGGTCCTACATGAATGCCGTGAAATTCTACCTAG GTGAGAAGAGCCAGATATTTTGCGGCCTTTTCCTTTGCTTCAGCTTGTTTGGGAGCGGAGTGGTGTACACTCTTACCTCTGCCACTAGTATGAG GGCGATTTATAAAGCGGACTGCTACCACAAGGAAGGCCAAGACACCCCATGCTCCGCCGCTGCCAGGGGAGACAGCTACTACATGCTCCTGTTCGGCCTCGCTCAGGGAGTGCTATCGCAGATACCGGATTTCCACAACATGGCATGGCTCTCCGTCTTTTCCGCCGTCATGTCCTTCTCTTACTCCTTCATCGGCTTTGGCCTCGGTGCTGCCGAAGTGATCG AAAATGGAGTGATCAAGGGGGGAATTGGAGGCGTTCCCCTTGTATTCCGGATGCAGAAGGTGTGGCGCGTTGCCCAGGCCCTCGGGGACATCGCATTCGCCTACCCTTTCACCTTGGTCCTTCTAGAAATAGAG GATACactgaggtcgccgccgccacagagCAAGACGATGAAGACGGCGTCAAGAGCCAGCATGGCAATCACCACCTTCTTGTACCTCGGTTGCGGCTGTTTCGGTTATGCGGCGTTTGGCGATGACACACCGGGGAACCTCCTCACAGGCTTCGGCTTCTATGAGCCCTACTGGCTTGTCGACCTCGCAAACCTCTGTGTTGTCCTCCATCTCCTCGGTGGCTACCAG ATGTACACGCAGCCAGTGTTCGCGCTCGTGGAGCAGCGGTTTGGTGCTGAGGCCTGTGACGTCGACGTGGAGCTTCCGCTGCTCGGCCGGTGCCGTGTGAACTTGTTCAGGCTGTGCTTCCGCACAGTGTATGTGGCGGCGACAACAGCACTGGCCGTGTTGTTCCCGTATTTCAACCAGGTTATCGGGCTTCGCGGTGCCTTCACCTTCTGGACGCTGTCCATCTACTTCCCTGTCGAGATGTACCTCGTGCAGGCCAAGGTGGCATCGTGGACAAGGCGGTGGCTTGCCATCGAGCTCTTCAGCCTCACCTGCCTGCTCATCTGCACCTTCGCCTTCATTGGCTCTGCTGTGGGGGTGTTTGGCTCCGAGAGAAGCTAG
- the LOC104583857 gene encoding transmembrane 9 superfamily member 12, producing the protein MLPKILSDRWISASLLLLLLSLYPNVEAFYLPGTFMHTYDPGEAISAKVNSLTSIETELPFSYYSLPYCKPPEGVKKSAENLGEILMGDQIDNSPYRFRVNIDESVYLCTTDPLTKEQAELLKNRARNLYQVNMILDNLPVMRFTEQNGMMIQWTGYPVGYNPMGSNDDYVINHLKFRVLVHKYQAQGDVVVTSEDGVAMVESDRKSGFQIVGFEVVPCSVRRDPAAMTKLKMYEKVDPVNCPLELEKSQVIRENERITFTYEVEYVKSNIKWPSRWDAYLKMDGAKVHWFSIMNSMMVVFFLAGIVFVIFLRTVRRDLTRYEEMDKEAQAQMNEELSGWKLVVGDVFREPCCSKLLCVMVADGIQITGMAIVTIVFAALGFLSPASRGMLLTGMIILYLFLGIISGYVGVRVWRTIKQSSEGWKSVAWLTSCFFPGVVFIILTVLNSILWGKKSTGALPISLFFTLLALWFCISVPLTLIGGLLGTRAASIEFPVRTNQIPREIPERKFPSWLLVLGAGTLPFGTLFIELFFILSSIWLGRFYYVFGFLFIVLFLLVIVCGEVSLVLTYMHLCVEDWKWWWKAFFASGSVAFYVFLYSINYLVFDLRSLSGPVSATLYLGYSLIMALAIMLSTGAIGFLLSFYFVHYLFSSVKID; encoded by the coding sequence ATGCTCCCCAAGATTCTGTCCGACAGGTGGATCTCGGCTTCcctgctcctccttctcctgagCCTGTACCCCAATGTCGAGGCCTTCTACCTCCCTGGCACCTTCATGCACACCTATGACCCCGGGGAGGCAATCTCGGCTAAGGTCAACTCACTCACATCCATTGAGACTGAGCTTCCCTTTAGCTATTATAGCCTTCCCTACTGCAAGCCCCCAGAAGGTGTAAAGAAAAGCGCCGAGAACCTCGGCGAGATCCTCATGGGTGACCAGATTGACAACTCGCCATACCGTTTCCGTGTCAACATCGATGAGTCCGTGTACCTTTGCACCACTGACCCACTCACCAAAGAGCAGGCTGAGCTGTTAAAGAATCGGGCGCGGAATCTGTACCAGGTCAACATGATCCTTGACAATCTGCCTGTCATGAGGTTCACCGAGCAGAATGGGATGATGATCCAGTGGACTGGATACCCAGTTGGGTACAACCCGATGGGAAGTAATGATGATTATGTCATTAACCATCTCAAGTTCAGGGTTTTGGTCCATAAGTACCAGGCGCAAGGCGATGTTGTAGTCACAAGTGAGGATGGTGTTGCAATGGTTGAGTCTGATCGCAAGAGCGGCTTCCAGATTGTTGGTTTTGAGGTTGTTCCTTGCAGTGTTAGACGTGATCCTGCAGCGATGACCAAGCTCAAGATGTATGAGAAGGTTGACCCTGTGAACTGCCCATTGGAGCTCGAGAAATCTCAGGTGATTCGTGAAAATGAGCGGATTACATTTACCTATGAGGTTGAATATGTCAAGAGCAACATCAAGTGGCCATCAAGGTGGGATGCATACTTGAAGATGGATGGTGCCAAGGTGCACTGGTTCTCAATCATGAACTCAATGATggtcgtcttcttcttggctGGTATTGTGTTTGTCATATTCTTGAGGACTGTGCGTAGGGATCTGACGCGCTATGAAGAGATGGACAAGGAAGCTCAAGCTCAGATGAATGAGGAGCTCTCAGGATGGAAACTTGTTGTTGGTGATGTCTTCAGAGAGCCCTGCTGCTCAAAGCTGTTGTGTGTTATGGTTGCTGATGGTATCCAGATCACCGGTATGGCAATTGTGACTATCGTGTTTGCTGCTCTCGGTTTCCTGTCGCCTGCTTCCAGAGGAATGCTCCTGACCGGAATGATCATTCTCTACCTGTTCCTTGGGATAATTTCTGGATATGTTGGTGTCCGTGTCTGGAGGACTATCAAACAAAGCTCAGAAGGGTGGAAGTCTGTTGCTTGGCTGACCTCCTGCTTCTTCCCTGGTGTTGTTTTTATCATCTTGACTGTCCTGAACTCCATCCTGTGGGGTAAGAAGAGCACTGGCGCTTTACCCATTTCACTCTTCTTCACCCTCTTGGCTCTGTGGTTCTGCATCTCCGTGCCACTTACTCTTATTGGAGGTTTGCTAGGGACACGTGCTGCAAGCATAGAATTTCCTGTCCGAACCAACCAAATTCCACGAGAGATCCCTGAGCGCAAGTTCCCTTCATGGCTGCTTGTGCTTGGTGCGGGAACGTTGCCTTTCGGTACCCTTTTCATTGAgctcttcttcatcctttctaGCATTTGGCTGGGCAGGTTCTACTATGTCTTTGGCTTCCTGTTCATTGTCCTTTTCCTGTTGGTCATAGTCTGTGGTGAGGTTTCTCTGGTCCTCACCTACATGCATCTTTGCGTGGAGGACTGGAAATGGTGGTGGAAAGCCTTCTTTGCTTCTGGTTCCGTTGCTTTCTACGTCTTCCTATACTCAATCAACTACCTTGTGTTCGACCTTAGGAGCCTGAGCGGGCCAGTCTCAGCGACACTCTACCTTGGCTACTCCCTGATCATGGCTCTTGCCATCATGCTATCTACTGGTGCCATTGGCTTCTTGCTCTCGTTCTACTTCGTCCATTACCTGTTCTCATCTGTTAAGATTGACTAG
- the LOC100832150 gene encoding transmembrane 9 superfamily member 12 yields the protein MAKGWITFALLVVFIVMAPACEAFYLPGSYMHTYRQGEEIGAKVNSLTSIETELPFSYYSLPYCRPQGGIKKSAENLGELLMGDQIDNSPYRFHVNVNESLYLCTTKPLDEGDVKLLKQRSRDLYQVNMILDNLPVRRFTEQNGVTIQWTGYPVGYTPEGTSDVYIINHLKFKVLVHKYEGGKMRVVGTGEGMEVISDTDTDAKSDGYEIVGFEVIPCSVKRDPEAMSKLTMYDKVDPVSYPVELEKSQMIREKEQITFTYEVEFVNSDIRWPSRWDAYLKMEGAKIHWFSIMNSLMVILFLAGIVFVILLRTVRRDLTRYEELDKEAQAQMNEELSGWKLVVGDVFREPTSSKLFCVMIGDGVQILGMAIVTIFFATFGFMSPASRGMLLTGMIFLYMLLGILAGYAAVRLWRTIKGTSEGWRSVSWSTACFFPGVVFLVLTILNFMLWSRNSTGALPISLFFTLLSLWFCISVPLTLLGGFLGTRAEPIEFPVRTNQIPREIPTKNYSWLLIFGAGTLPFGTLFIELFFILSSIWLGRFYYVFGFLLVVLLLLVVVCAEVSVVLTYMHLCAEDWRWWWKAFFASGGVAFYVFLYSINYLVFDLSSLSGPVSATLYIGYAFIVSLAIMLATGTVGFLTSFSFVHYLFSNVKID from the coding sequence ATGGCCAAGGGCTGGATAACCTTTGCTTTGTTAGTGGTGTTTATAGTGATGGCTCCTGCTTGTGAGGCGTTCTACTTGCCAGGTAGTTACATGCACACGTACCGGCAAGGCGAAGAGATTGGGGCAAAGGTGAACTCGCTCACTTCCATTGAGACGGAACTGCCATTCAGCTACTACAGTCTCCCATATTGCCGTCCTCAGGGTGGGATAAAGAAGAGTGCTGAAAATCTGGGGGAGCTCCTTATGGGTGACCAGATTGATAATTCTCCTTACCGTTTCCACGTCAATGTCAATGAATCGCTCTATCTGTGTACCACGAAACCACTTGATGAGGGTGATGTGAAGCTCCTCAAGCAGCGAAGCCGGGACCTCTACCAGGTAAACATGATTCTTGACAATCTTCCTGTGAGGAGGTTTACTGAGCAGAATGGAGTGACCATTCAATGGACAGGCTATCCAGTTGGTTATACCCCAGAAGGTACCTCTGATGTCTACATCATTAATCACCTAAAATTTAAGGTCTTGGTCCATAAGTATGAAGGAGGTAAAATGAGGGTAGTTGGAACTGGGGAGGGAATGGAAGTGATCTCAGACACTGACACAGATGCCAAGTCTGATGGCTACGAGATAGTGGGATTTGAAGTCATCCCGTGCAGTGTGAAGCGTGATCCTGAAGCCATGTCAAAGCTTACAATGTATGACAAAGTTGATCCTGTGAGCTATCCTGTGGAGTTGGAGAAATCTCAAATGATCAGGGAGAAGGAGCAGATTACTTTTACATACGAGGTTGAATTTGTTAACAGTGACATCAGGTGGCCATCACGTTGGGATGCATACCTGAAGATGGAGGGTGCAAAAATCCACTGGTTCTCGATTATGAACTCACTGATGGTAATATTGTTTTTGGCTGGCATTGTTTTTGTCATATTGTTGCGGACAGTCAGGCGGGACTTGACTAGATATGAGGAGCTGGATAAGGAGGCCCAAGCTCAGATGAATGAGGAGCTCTCTGGGTGGAAGCTTGTCGTTGGAGATGTCTTCAGAGAGCCAACCTCATCAAAACTTTTCTGCGTCATGATTGGTGATGGGGTTCAAATTCTGGGTATGGCAATTGTCACCATTTTCTTTGCTACCTTTGGATTCATGTCTCCTGCATCGAGAGGAATGCTGTTGACAGGGATGATATTCCTTTATATGTTACTTGGAATTTTGGCCGGATATGCTGCTGTCAGGCTCTGGAGGACTATAAAAGGAACTTCTGAGGGATGGAGATCTGTCTCCTGGTCAACTGCTTGTTTTTTCCCTGGCGTTGTCTTCCTTGTCCTCACTATATTAAACTTCATGTTGTGGTCAAGAAATAGTACTGGAGCCCTTCCCATCTCACTCTTCTTCACTCTTCTGTCCTTGTGGTTCTGTATCTCCGTACCACTTACCCTTCTAGGTGGTTTCCTTGGCACAAGGGCCGAGCCAATAGAATTCCCTGTCCGAACCAACCAAATACCAAGAGAAATCCCTACAAAAAATTACTCGTGGCTCCTCATATTTGGTGCTGGAACTCTACCTTTTGGAACACTCTTTATTGAGCTCTTCTTCATTCTTTCCAGTATTTGGCTTGGAAGGTTCTACTACGTGTTTGGGTTCCTCCTTGTTGTACTCCTTTTGCTGGTTGTGGTATGTGCTGAGGTATCTGTTGTTCTTACCTACATGCATCTCTGTGCTGAGgattggaggtggtggtggaaaGCTTTCTTTGCCTCTGGAGGAGTTGCATTTTATGTGTTCCTATACTCCATAAACTACTTGGTGTTCGATCTCAGCAGCTTGAGTGGGCCAGTTTCTGCCACCCTCTATATTGGATATGCTTTCATTGTCTCTCTTGCCATTATGCTAGCTACTGGGACTGTTGGGTTCCTGACATCATTCTCTTTCGTTCACTACCTTTTCTCAAATGTCAAGATTGATTGA
- the LOC100835954 gene encoding phosphatidylinositol/phosphatidylcholine transfer protein SFH13 isoform X1 — translation MSESNIDGIEISVSNDDRRDRADAENSEDEPRHRRMRSLRKKALHASTRLTHSLKKRGKRKVDCRVPHIAIEDVRDAEEEQAVSSFREVLFARNLLPERHDDYHMMLRFLKARKFDFEKASQMWEEMLQWRKGFGADTILEDFQFHELEEVLQYYPQGYHGVDKEGRPVYIELLGKVEPNKLLQTTTMERYLQYHVQEFERAFREKFPACSIAAKKHVDTTTTILDVHGVGWKNFGKVARDLVRCMQKIDGDYYPETLHQMFIVNAGTGFKLIWSTVKGLLDPKTSSKIHVLGAKFQSRLLEAIDASQLPEFFGGLCTCSHQGGCLRSNKGPWSDPLIMKIVHSMESSALREVVQVSDMEETLTGSVRLRALKLPERISDTSNAESGSDVDDLGSPIAPADIEYHSLAPVREEARESGSTTCNRSDDRPLLVDKAVESNKRYNLAGNVLRQYNTRQNSSTNRVSPEPAGPAPNDREGIADDGILKYFSRKILAVILKILSLLRFFTRRRQQLENVHPHTPTVSGSNQADLQVVKEDRVNPCLERLERLESMCNQLSRKPPEIPQDKDRAIQDSFDRIKSIEFDLEKTKKVLHATVIKQMQMAETLEAVKDSDLRRRKFCT, via the exons ATGTCAG AGAGCAATATTGATGGCATAGAGATATCAGTCAGTAATGACGATAGGAGGGACAGAGCAGATGCTGAGAACTCAGAGGATGAGCCAAGGCACAGGAGGATGCGGTCACTGAGGAAGAAGGCGCTGCACGCATCAACGAGGCTAACACATTCGCTGAAGAAGAGGGGAAAGAGGAAAGTAGACTGCAGAGTGCCGCACATAGCGATAGAAGATGTCAGGGatgcagaggaggagcaggcagTCAGCTCGTTCCGGGAGGTTTTGTTTGCCAGGAATCTATTGCCCGAGAGGCATGATGATTACCATATGATGCTTAG ATTTTTGAAAGCTAGGAAGTTTGACTTTGAAAAGGCATCACAAATGTGGGAAGAGATGCTGCAGTGGAGGAAGGGGTTTGGGGCAGACACGATTTTGGAA GATTTTCAATTTCATGAGCTAGAGGAGGTACTGCAATATTATCCTCAGGGTTATCATGGGGTTGACAAGGAAGGAAGGCCTGTCTATATCGAGTTGCTTGGGAAAGTTGAGCCCAATAAGCTTCTGCAAACCACAACAATGGAACGATATCTTCAGTATCATGTACAAGAGTTTGAGAGAGCATTCCGTGAGAAGTTTCCTGCCTGTTCAATTGCTGCTAAAAAGCATGTAGATACAACAACCACAATATTGGATGTCCATGGTGTG GGCTGGAAGAACTTTGGCAAGGTTGCAAGGGATTTGGTTCGCTGTATGCAAAAAATAGATGGTGATTATTATCCTGAG ACACTACATCAAATGTTCATTGTAAATGCTGGAACTGGTTTCAAACTGATCTGGAGCACTGTGAAGGGACTTCTTGACCCTAAAACATCATCTAAAATCCAT GTTCTAGGAGCAAAATTCCAAAGCAGACTTCTTGAAGCTATCGACGCAAG CCAATTACCAGAGTTTTTTGGCGGTTTGTGCACGTGCTCTCACCAGGGAGGATGCCTGAGGTCCAACAAAGGCCCTTGGAGTGATCCTTTAATTATGAAG ATTGTACATAGCATGGAATCATCTGCACTGAGGGAAGTTGTGCAAGTATCTGATATGGAAGAAACACTTACAGGCTCTGTAAGATTGCGTGCACTCAAG TTACCAGAAAGAATTAGTGATACATCAAATGCTGAATCAGGTTCAGATGTTGATGATCTTGGATCCCCAATAGCGCCTGCAGATATCGAATATCATAGTTTGGCTCCAGTCCGCGAGGAA GCCAGGGAATCAGGATCAACAACATGCAACCGTTCTGATGACCGGCCTCTTTTGGTGGATAAAGCTGTTGAGTCCAATAAAAGATATAACCTTGCTGGAAATGTGTTAAGGCAGTACAACACACGACAAAATTCATCAACGAACAGAGTTTCACCTGAGCCAG CAGGTCCCGCCCCGAACGACCGTGAAGGCATTGCAGATGATGggattttgaaatatttttcaagaaaaattcTTGCTGTAATTCTGAAAATACTCTCTCTTTTGCGCTTTTTCACCCGCCGTCGGCAACAGTTGGAAAACGTTCATCCACATACTCCAACTGTATCCGGTAGTAATCAGGCAGATCTTCAGGTAGTTAAGGAAGACCGTGTAAATCCGTGTCTTGAGCGTCTTGAAAGACTTGAGTCAATGTGTAATCAACTCAGCAGAAAACCTCCAGAGATCCCACAGGACAAGGATCGTGCTATACAGGATTCTTTTGATAGGATAAAATCCATTGAATTTGATCTGGAGAAGACAAAGAAG GTATTGCATGCAACAGTGATCAAACAAATGCAGATGGCTGAGACATTGGAAGCTGTGAAGGACTCTGATCTTAGG AGAAGGAAATTTTGTACATAA
- the LOC100835954 gene encoding phosphatidylinositol/phosphatidylcholine transfer protein SFH13 isoform X2 produces the protein MSESNIDGIEISVSNDDRRDRADAENSEDEPRHRRMRSLRKKALHASTRLTHSLKKRGKRKVDCRVPHIAIEDVRDAEEEQAVSSFREVLFARNLLPERHDDYHMMLRFLKARKFDFEKASQMWEEMLQWRKGFGADTILEDFQFHELEEVLQYYPQGYHGVDKEGRPVYIELLGKVEPNKLLQTTTMERYLQYHVQEFERAFREKFPACSIAAKKHVDTTTTILDVHGVGWKNFGKVARDLVRCMQKIDGDYYPETLHQMFIVNAGTGFKLIWSTVKGLLDPKTSSKIHVLGAKFQSRLLEAIDASQLPEFFGGLCTCSHQGGCLRSNKGPWSDPLIMKIVHSMESSALREVVQVSDMEETLTGSVRLRALKLPERISDTSNAESGSDVDDLGSPIAPADIEYHSLAPVREEARESGSTTCNRSDDRPLLVDKAVESNKRYNLAGNVLRQYNTRQNSSTNRVSPEPGPAPNDREGIADDGILKYFSRKILAVILKILSLLRFFTRRRQQLENVHPHTPTVSGSNQADLQVVKEDRVNPCLERLERLESMCNQLSRKPPEIPQDKDRAIQDSFDRIKSIEFDLEKTKKVLHATVIKQMQMAETLEAVKDSDLRRRKFCT, from the exons ATGTCAG AGAGCAATATTGATGGCATAGAGATATCAGTCAGTAATGACGATAGGAGGGACAGAGCAGATGCTGAGAACTCAGAGGATGAGCCAAGGCACAGGAGGATGCGGTCACTGAGGAAGAAGGCGCTGCACGCATCAACGAGGCTAACACATTCGCTGAAGAAGAGGGGAAAGAGGAAAGTAGACTGCAGAGTGCCGCACATAGCGATAGAAGATGTCAGGGatgcagaggaggagcaggcagTCAGCTCGTTCCGGGAGGTTTTGTTTGCCAGGAATCTATTGCCCGAGAGGCATGATGATTACCATATGATGCTTAG ATTTTTGAAAGCTAGGAAGTTTGACTTTGAAAAGGCATCACAAATGTGGGAAGAGATGCTGCAGTGGAGGAAGGGGTTTGGGGCAGACACGATTTTGGAA GATTTTCAATTTCATGAGCTAGAGGAGGTACTGCAATATTATCCTCAGGGTTATCATGGGGTTGACAAGGAAGGAAGGCCTGTCTATATCGAGTTGCTTGGGAAAGTTGAGCCCAATAAGCTTCTGCAAACCACAACAATGGAACGATATCTTCAGTATCATGTACAAGAGTTTGAGAGAGCATTCCGTGAGAAGTTTCCTGCCTGTTCAATTGCTGCTAAAAAGCATGTAGATACAACAACCACAATATTGGATGTCCATGGTGTG GGCTGGAAGAACTTTGGCAAGGTTGCAAGGGATTTGGTTCGCTGTATGCAAAAAATAGATGGTGATTATTATCCTGAG ACACTACATCAAATGTTCATTGTAAATGCTGGAACTGGTTTCAAACTGATCTGGAGCACTGTGAAGGGACTTCTTGACCCTAAAACATCATCTAAAATCCAT GTTCTAGGAGCAAAATTCCAAAGCAGACTTCTTGAAGCTATCGACGCAAG CCAATTACCAGAGTTTTTTGGCGGTTTGTGCACGTGCTCTCACCAGGGAGGATGCCTGAGGTCCAACAAAGGCCCTTGGAGTGATCCTTTAATTATGAAG ATTGTACATAGCATGGAATCATCTGCACTGAGGGAAGTTGTGCAAGTATCTGATATGGAAGAAACACTTACAGGCTCTGTAAGATTGCGTGCACTCAAG TTACCAGAAAGAATTAGTGATACATCAAATGCTGAATCAGGTTCAGATGTTGATGATCTTGGATCCCCAATAGCGCCTGCAGATATCGAATATCATAGTTTGGCTCCAGTCCGCGAGGAA GCCAGGGAATCAGGATCAACAACATGCAACCGTTCTGATGACCGGCCTCTTTTGGTGGATAAAGCTGTTGAGTCCAATAAAAGATATAACCTTGCTGGAAATGTGTTAAGGCAGTACAACACACGACAAAATTCATCAACGAACAGAGTTTCACCTGAGCCAG GTCCCGCCCCGAACGACCGTGAAGGCATTGCAGATGATGggattttgaaatatttttcaagaaaaattcTTGCTGTAATTCTGAAAATACTCTCTCTTTTGCGCTTTTTCACCCGCCGTCGGCAACAGTTGGAAAACGTTCATCCACATACTCCAACTGTATCCGGTAGTAATCAGGCAGATCTTCAGGTAGTTAAGGAAGACCGTGTAAATCCGTGTCTTGAGCGTCTTGAAAGACTTGAGTCAATGTGTAATCAACTCAGCAGAAAACCTCCAGAGATCCCACAGGACAAGGATCGTGCTATACAGGATTCTTTTGATAGGATAAAATCCATTGAATTTGATCTGGAGAAGACAAAGAAG GTATTGCATGCAACAGTGATCAAACAAATGCAGATGGCTGAGACATTGGAAGCTGTGAAGGACTCTGATCTTAGG AGAAGGAAATTTTGTACATAA